The nucleotide sequence TCAGCCGGATGGTCATGGTTTGGGATTGATAGGTGATATGACACATCACTTCCTGACCCTGCTGTTGCCATTCAAATTGGGCATATTCTTTGGGAATCCCCCATAACTGTTGTCCATGGATCAGCGATTCTTCGGTAGAGACATAGATTTTAGGAATACTAGAAAGACGCCGCTTACTTATTAAGGGATGATCCATAATCAGCAGTTCATCATATGGGCCGACCGGAGATTCTTGATAACGTACCAGCATGACCTGAACTACACGACCCAATGGGGAAGGAGCAATATGAAAGGCAAAATTTTCACGAATGAACTGGGGCGTGATCCAGTAATTCAAAATAAATCCTTCACCCTGAAGCTGCCAAGGTGGAAACTGATGGACACTTTTTTCCTGCACATGCTGCATGTTCATTCTTATTCTCTTGTATTTGGTCGGTTCAGATAATGCATTTATGGGTATCAAAGATTAATATAGCTTGATTCTCAACCATTACTTCTCAGTAGATGAGTTAAAAAATGTTAAAAAAATCATTATATGCATTCACCCTGACGGCAATGGCATTACCGGCAATGGCTGCCAATACTGTGGTGGAAATGAGTACTTCCATGGGGAACATTGAGATTGAGCTTTATAATGACAAAGCACCGATCTCTGCCAAAAATTTTGAAGACTATGTTAAAGCCAACTTTTATAAAGGCACCATCTTTCACCGGGTAATTCCTGAGTTCATGATTCAAGGTGGCGGCTTTGATGCCAACATGGAAGAAAAAGCCAATAATAAGGCGCCCATCAAAAATGAATCTTACAATGGCTTAAGTAACCAGCGCGGTACACTGGCGATGGCACGTACTAATGATCCAGATTCAGCACGTTCCCAGTTCTTTATTAACCTAGTGAATAATGACTTCCTGAACCGTTCTGCACGTAATGCCGGTTATGCGGTCTTTGGTAAAGTAACCAAAGGTATGGATGTTGTCGATAAAATCGCCAAAGTGCCAACCCGCACCTATGCCATGCATCAGAATGTACCGGTAAAACCCGTCATGATTCATAGTGTGAGTATTAAAACAACAAACCCAACAAAATAAGTCGAAAATAATGCATTAATATTTTATGTTATTTTTATTTTATAATCATGTATTTATGTTAAATATGAAATAAAAATGATCTATATTGGTGCGTAAAAATGATACACTCGTGATTTGTGTCCGTTAAAAGCGCTTGCTTGTGTAAGAAATTGCCCTATAATGCACACATACCGACGCGATACAGCGAAACGAACGAAGCCGATGGCTGAGTTGTTGAGTGTATTGAGTCCAGCTTCTAACACTGACGAGGTGTTAGAAAGATCATTAAGAGATTATGAAGAACAACTTGTGTGGATTTTTACCGGTTGATCGATTGAATATATTTTCATTGATTAATGGTAGAAATTACTCGAAGTTTATTTGAGCGAATTTTTGTCAGTAATTGATGAGCCAGAATTAAGTACTTTGTCTTAACTAAAGTACAAAATGATTTTAACTGAAGAGTTTGATCATGGCTCAGATTGAACGCTGGCGGCAGGCTTAACACATGCAAGTCGAGCGGAGATAGGTAGCTTGCTACCGATTCTTAGCGGCGGACGGGTGAGTAATGCTTAGGAATCTGCCTATTAGTGGGGGACAACGTTTCGAAAGGGACGCTAATACCGCATACGCCCTACGGGGGAAAGCAGGGGATCTTCGGACCTTGCGCTAATAGATGAGCCTAAGTCGGATTAGCTAGTTGGTGGGGTAAAGGCCTACCAAGGCGACGATCTGTAGCGGGTCTGAGAGGATGATCCGCCACACTGGGACTGAGACACGGCCCAGACTCCTACGGGAGGCAGCAGTGGGGAATATTGGACAATGGAGGCAACTCTGATCCAGCCATGCCGCGTGTGTGAAGAAGGCCTTTTGGTTGTAAAGCACTTTAAGCGAGGAGGAGGCTCCCTTGGTTAATACCCAAGGTGAGTGGACGTTACTCGCAGAATAAGCACCGGCTAACTCTGTGCCAGCAGCCGCGGTAATACAGAGGGTGCGAGCGTTAATCGGATTTACTGGGCGTAAAGCGCGCGTAGGCGGCTTTTTAAGTCGGATGTGAAATCCCCGAGCTTAACTTGGGAATTGCATTCGATACTGGGAAGCTAGAGTATGGGAGAGGATGGTAGAATTCCAGGTGTAGCGGTGAAATGCGTAGAGATCTGGAGGAATACCGATGGCGAAGGCAGCCATCTGGCCTAATACTGACGCTGAGGTGCGAAAGCATGGGGAGCAAACAGGATTAGATACCCTGGTAGTCCATGCCGTAAACGATGTCTACTAGCCGTTGGGGCCTTTGAGGCTTTAGTGGCGCAGCTAACGCGATAAGTAGACCGCCTGGGGAGTACGGTCGCAAGACTAAAACTCAAATGAATTGACGGGGGCCCGCACAAGCGGTGGAGCATGTGGTTTAATTCGATGCAACGCGAAGAACCTTACCTGGCCTTGACATACTAAGAACTTTCCAGAGATGGATTGGTGCCTTCGGGAACTTAGATACAGGTGCTGCATGGCTGTCGTCAGCTCGTGTCGTGAGATGTTGGGTTAAGTCCCGCAACGAGCGCAACCCTTTTCCTTACTTGCCAGCATTTCGGATGGGAACTTTAAGGATACTGCCAGTGACAAACTGGAGGAAGGCGGGGACGACGTCAAGTCATCATGGCCCTTACGGCCAGGGCTACACACGTGCTACAATGGTCGGTACAAAGGGTTGCTACTGCGCGAGCAGATGCTAATCTCAAAAAGCCGATCGTAGTCCGGATCGCAGTCTGCAACTCGACTGCGTGAAGTCGGAATCGCTAGTAATCGCGGATCAGAATGCCGCGGTGAATACGTTCCCGGGCCTTGTACACACCGCCCGTCACACCATGGGAGTTTGTTGCACCAGAAGTAGGTAGTCTAACCGTAAGGAGGACGCTTACCACGGTGTGGCCGATGACTGGGGTGAAGTCGTAACAAGGTAGCCGTAGGGGAACCTGCGGCTGGATCACCTCCTTAACGAAAGATTGACGATCGGTAAGAATCCACAACAAGTTGTTCTTCATGACGATGTATCTGAGGGTCTGTAGCTCAGTTGGTTAGAGCACACGCTTGATAAGCGTGGGGTCACAAGTTCAAGTCTTGTCAGACCCACCACTACTGACGAAGCGATTCATACAGAAACGGAAAGATACATTGACTTATTGATAAGCTGGGGACTTAGCTTAGTTGGTAGAGCGCCTGCTTTGCACGCAGGAGGTCAGGAGTTCGACTCTCCTAGTCTCCACCACGTATTCGTTCGAATACGTAATAAGCAAACAGTTTGATAGCTTATAGAGATTAGTGAAATGGAAGCGTATACTACGCACCACTTACTAATCTCTGTGATTTATCACAGTTTCTCGGTCTGACGAAGACGAGAAAAATCATTAACAGAATATATTTGAGTTGAAATAATTTGTTCAATCTCATAAGAGAGCGGAAACGACACAACTTTGGTTGTGAAGTTGAAGTGATTGAATGAGAACTAGCGAAATTAACTGAATCAAGCGTTTTGGTACGTGAATCTAATTGAAGCTGTACGGTGCTTAAGTGCACAGAACAACAAACTGTAAGAGAAGCCAGTTTACTGGTAGATCTTGTTGCTACACTGACTTGTAGGTGTAACGACTGTTTGGGGTTGTATAGTCAAGTAATTAAGTGCATGTGGTGGATGCCTTGGCAGTCAGAGGCGATGAAAGACGTGATAGCCTGCGAAAAGCTTCGGGGAGGCGGCAAATATCCTGTGATCCGGAGATGTCTGAATGGGGAAACCCACCGGCTATAAGGTCGGTATCATAAACTGAATACA is from Acinetobacter sp. ANC 7912 and encodes:
- a CDS encoding acetoacetate decarboxylase family protein yields the protein MQHVQEKSVHQFPPWQLQGEGFILNYWITPQFIRENFAFHIAPSPLGRVVQVMLVRYQESPVGPYDELLIMDHPLISKRRLSSIPKIYVSTEESLIHGQQLWGIPKEYAQFEWQQQGQEVMCHITYQSQTMTIRLKKSKSTRFFYINSHHIPASMLKIQQSWNARHYQFSPQFRGYLSKLVHVEWQNTQGIFPDFSQAKNLQSFYVSQFSLILPEAKIDKK
- a CDS encoding peptidylprolyl isomerase, whose amino-acid sequence is MLKKSLYAFTLTAMALPAMAANTVVEMSTSMGNIEIELYNDKAPISAKNFEDYVKANFYKGTIFHRVIPEFMIQGGGFDANMEEKANNKAPIKNESYNGLSNQRGTLAMARTNDPDSARSQFFINLVNNDFLNRSARNAGYAVFGKVTKGMDVVDKIAKVPTRTYAMHQNVPVKPVMIHSVSIKTTNPTK